The following are from one region of the Candidatus Zixiibacteriota bacterium genome:
- a CDS encoding DUF1572 family protein — protein MFEQVYLENAISEFRNLKVLAEKAVAQSDAVSGDLFFHCLDDESNSIALIYKHMAGNMISRWTDFLTTDGEKPLRNRDGEFVVDSAENRTSIDTRWEEGWGVLFATLMSLNAEDLGKEVTIRGSSISVVAAINRQLTHYGQHVGQIVLLSKHFAGSKWQSLSIPRKL, from the coding sequence ATGTTTGAACAAGTCTATCTTGAGAATGCAATAAGCGAATTTCGGAATCTAAAAGTCCTCGCCGAGAAAGCTGTCGCCCAGTCCGATGCAGTAAGCGGAGACTTGTTTTTTCATTGTCTCGACGACGAATCAAATAGCATCGCGCTTATCTACAAGCATATGGCGGGGAATATGATTTCTCGCTGGACAGATTTCCTGACAACCGATGGAGAAAAACCACTGAGAAATCGCGACGGCGAGTTTGTCGTTGACTCTGCGGAAAACAGAACCTCGATCGATACACGCTGGGAGGAAGGCTGGGGTGTGCTTTTTGCTACACTCATGTCTCTCAACGCCGAGGACCTTGGCAAGGAGGTCACCATTCGCGGTTCATCAATCTCGGTTGTTGCCGCTATAAATCGTCAATTGACCCATTACGGCCAGCATGTCGGCCAGATAGTGCTTCTGTCAAAACATTTCGCTGGTTCAAAATGGCAGTCTTTGTCAATTCCGAGGAAACTTTAA